One genomic region from Mesorhizobium terrae encodes:
- a CDS encoding formate--tetrahydrofolate ligase has protein sequence MADYKSDIEIARGAKKQAIQAIGAKIGIPSEHLLPYGHDKAKVSAEFIKSVKGNKDGKLILVTAINPTPAGEGKTTTTVGLGDGLNRIGKKAVVCIREASLGPNFGVKGGAAGGGYAQVVPMEDMNLHFTGDFHAITTAHNLLSALIDNHIYWGNELGIDIRRVAWRRVMDMNDRALRQIIVSLGGVANGFPREAGFDITVASEVMAILCLSTDLKDLEKRLGDIIVAYRRDKTPVYARDLKADGAMAVLLKDAIQPNLVQTLENNPAFVHGGPFANIAHGCNSVVATTTALKLADYVVTEAGFGADLGAEKFFDIKCRKAGLKPAAAVIVATVRAMKMNGGVKKEDLGAENVEAVKKGCANLGRHIENVRQFGVPAVVAINHFHSDTDAEIQAMKDYVAKMGEEAILCQHWAKGSAGIEELANKVVSLAESGASQFSPLYPDDMPLFEKVNTIVKRIYRGDEAIADKSIRDQLHQWEQAGYGHLPVCMAKTQYSFSTDPNLRGAPTGHTVPVREVRLAAGAGFVVIICGEVMTMPGLPSKPSSEKIFLNDQGQIEGLF, from the coding sequence ATGGCCGACTATAAGAGCGACATTGAGATAGCGCGCGGCGCGAAGAAGCAGGCGATCCAGGCGATCGGTGCCAAGATCGGCATACCGAGCGAGCATTTGCTGCCCTATGGCCACGACAAGGCGAAGGTGTCGGCCGAGTTCATCAAGTCGGTGAAAGGCAACAAGGACGGCAAGCTGATCCTGGTCACCGCCATCAACCCGACACCGGCCGGCGAAGGCAAGACGACGACGACGGTGGGGCTCGGCGATGGCCTGAACCGCATCGGCAAGAAGGCGGTGGTGTGTATCCGCGAGGCCTCGCTCGGTCCGAACTTCGGCGTCAAGGGCGGCGCCGCCGGCGGCGGTTATGCCCAGGTCGTGCCGATGGAGGACATGAACCTGCACTTCACCGGCGACTTCCACGCCATCACCACCGCCCACAACCTTCTGTCGGCGCTGATCGACAACCACATCTATTGGGGCAACGAGCTCGGCATCGACATCCGCCGCGTCGCCTGGCGTCGTGTCATGGACATGAACGACCGCGCCTTGCGCCAGATCATCGTCTCGCTGGGCGGTGTCGCCAACGGTTTCCCGCGCGAGGCCGGCTTCGACATCACCGTTGCCTCCGAAGTCATGGCGATCCTGTGCCTTTCCACCGATCTGAAGGATCTGGAAAAGCGCCTCGGCGACATCATCGTCGCCTATCGCCGCGACAAGACCCCGGTCTATGCCCGCGACCTGAAGGCCGACGGCGCCATGGCGGTGCTTCTGAAGGATGCCATCCAGCCGAACCTGGTGCAGACGCTGGAAAACAACCCCGCCTTCGTCCATGGCGGCCCGTTCGCCAACATCGCCCATGGCTGCAACTCGGTGGTCGCCACCACCACGGCCTTGAAGCTCGCCGACTATGTCGTCACCGAGGCCGGCTTCGGTGCCGATCTCGGTGCCGAAAAGTTCTTCGACATCAAGTGCCGCAAGGCGGGCCTGAAGCCGGCTGCCGCCGTCATCGTCGCCACCGTGCGCGCCATGAAGATGAATGGCGGGGTGAAGAAGGAAGACCTCGGCGCCGAGAATGTCGAGGCGGTGAAGAAGGGCTGCGCCAATCTCGGCCGCCACATCGAGAACGTGCGCCAGTTCGGCGTGCCGGCGGTAGTGGCCATCAACCACTTCCATTCCGACACCGATGCCGAGATCCAGGCGATGAAGGACTATGTCGCCAAGATGGGCGAGGAGGCGATCCTGTGCCAGCATTGGGCCAAGGGCTCGGCCGGCATCGAGGAGCTGGCCAACAAGGTGGTCAGCCTCGCCGAAAGCGGTGCCTCGCAGTTCTCGCCGCTCTATCCCGACGACATGCCGCTGTTCGAGAAGGTCAACACCATCGTCAAGCGCATCTATCGCGGCGACGAGGCGATCGCCGACAAGTCGATCCGCGACCAGCTGCACCAGTGGGAACAGGCCGGCTACGGCCACCTGCCGGTGTGCATGGCCAAGACGCAATATTCCTTCTCGACCGATCCGAACCTGCGCGGCGCGCCGACCGGCCACACCGTGCCGGTGCGCGAGGTGCGGCTTGCCGCCGGCGCCGGCTTCGTCGTCATCATCTGCGGCGAGGTCATGACCATGCCGGGCCTCCCCTCAAAACCCTCGTCGGAGAAGATCTTCCTCAACGACCAGGGCCAGATCGAGGGGCTGTTCTAG
- a CDS encoding DUF2333 family protein — protein MLDPIVNFFTRMFQWIGRGIGFLIGIALWPFMWVGRWYFQRGWMLKSILGAALLVLIGLYANFFYATQWWNNFDPNYVNKYDFAKRDVSAGEQVTAGGGTDTTKSCARSAIADMTADLTDFNVNQNAWISSMILYKVGLFGYDWDKTPFMDNKASFQRGINQAVRRTSTELADNMGRVRTTSQIDGDLQEARGNLQFDEATWYFGFSPFGPKTPTPSYYRDAIKKLRAFNGRLSTCQAVFDARADNLKQYIDRIASDIGSTSAILKDRAENYDYGFFDFRADDRFWFAYGQLYAYYGLMKAAQADFEDVIKQKNLKSLWDTMDAQFVSALRIQPWIIANSDETGIFATHLTTMGFYILRVRSNMVEISSVLSQ, from the coding sequence ATGCTTGATCCGATCGTGAACTTTTTCACCCGGATGTTTCAATGGATCGGCCGCGGTATCGGCTTTCTGATCGGCATAGCGCTGTGGCCGTTCATGTGGGTCGGCCGCTGGTATTTTCAGCGGGGCTGGATGCTCAAATCCATTCTGGGTGCCGCCCTGCTCGTGCTGATCGGGCTCTACGCCAATTTCTTCTATGCCACCCAATGGTGGAACAATTTCGATCCGAACTACGTCAACAAATATGACTTCGCCAAGAGAGACGTCTCGGCCGGCGAACAGGTGACGGCCGGCGGCGGCACCGACACGACCAAATCCTGCGCGCGCTCGGCGATCGCCGACATGACGGCCGACTTGACCGATTTCAACGTGAACCAGAATGCCTGGATCTCGTCGATGATCCTCTACAAGGTCGGGCTGTTCGGCTACGACTGGGACAAGACGCCGTTCATGGACAACAAGGCCTCGTTCCAGCGCGGCATCAACCAGGCGGTGCGTCGCACATCGACCGAGCTTGCCGACAATATGGGCCGCGTGCGCACCACCTCGCAGATCGACGGCGACCTGCAGGAAGCCCGCGGCAACCTGCAATTCGACGAAGCCACCTGGTATTTCGGCTTCAGCCCGTTCGGCCCCAAGACGCCGACGCCCAGCTACTATCGCGACGCCATCAAGAAGCTGCGCGCCTTCAACGGCAGGCTTTCCACCTGCCAGGCCGTGTTCGACGCCCGCGCCGACAATCTCAAGCAATATATCGACCGTATCGCCTCAGACATCGGCTCGACCTCGGCCATCCTCAAGGACCGCGCCGAGAACTACGATTACGGCTTCTTCGACTTCCGCGCCGATGACCGCTTCTGGTTCGCCTATGGCCAGCTCTACGCCTATTACGGGCTGATGAAGGCCGCGCAGGCTGACTTCGAGGACGTGATCAAGCAGAAGAACCTGAAGAGCCTGTGGGACACCATGGACGCCCAGTTCGTCTCGGCGCTGCGCATCCAGCCCTGGATCATCGCCAACAGCGACGAAACCGGCATCTTCGCGACCCATCTGACGACGATGGGTTTTTATATCCTGCGCGTCCGCTCGAACATGGTCGAAATCAGCAGCGTGCTTTCGCAGTAG
- a CDS encoding DUF6638 family protein, translated as MDLLRDNELIYGRLLTVDEPHLIGRYNKALAAFGLKPTGLESFHIDRTGFSPEIAEECGDQAYLDPNGVNRRFIILTPSQIDLPVVHTAFSNTSQLMFEFMSRNSRAIDALTIKDVLYGEIEDSVSKVEDIEDLLSINQVEFRVLSAEDVLGKAAELGTLVDRLKQEPDAWRDNEMLDRMVELAKVTGDIRENALVPDQVIFRHNAYWTSHFGGLYVFVDKDVTTVVGDPAAPGFRRSRPWQVSYLSIKDADTVFKFLATSGRIELPRASWVESSGYLEHRAEMVVRDLIWQSDPDRNLSSVDKVWLQTWIHNHADAINRDGNFPFLNAAKREIGQLGRLKIEEVKPQQRFLVVRAKPSHPDAWLTNRLISDFVPSDFVSRYIFNKQGFYRDYEGYSEVWRSHVVDVLKTTYLRDKATFRTRLYGLAD; from the coding sequence ATGGACCTCCTGCGCGACAACGAGCTGATCTATGGCCGGTTGCTCACGGTGGACGAGCCGCATCTGATCGGGCGCTACAACAAGGCACTCGCCGCGTTCGGCCTGAAGCCGACGGGGCTGGAGAGCTTCCATATCGACCGCACCGGCTTCTCGCCGGAGATCGCCGAGGAATGCGGAGACCAGGCCTATCTCGATCCGAACGGGGTCAACCGCCGCTTCATCATCCTCACCCCATCGCAGATCGATCTGCCGGTGGTGCACACCGCCTTCTCGAACACCTCGCAGCTGATGTTCGAATTCATGTCCAGGAACAGCCGCGCCATCGACGCGCTGACCATCAAGGACGTGCTCTATGGCGAGATCGAGGATTCCGTCTCGAAGGTCGAGGACATCGAGGATCTCCTGTCCATCAACCAGGTAGAGTTCCGCGTTCTTTCGGCCGAAGACGTTCTCGGCAAGGCGGCGGAACTCGGCACCCTGGTCGATCGCCTGAAACAGGAACCCGACGCCTGGCGCGACAACGAGATGCTCGACCGCATGGTGGAACTGGCCAAGGTCACCGGCGATATCCGCGAGAACGCGCTGGTGCCGGACCAGGTCATCTTCCGCCACAACGCATACTGGACAAGCCATTTCGGCGGGCTCTATGTCTTCGTCGACAAGGACGTGACAACGGTGGTCGGCGACCCCGCCGCGCCCGGTTTCCGCCGCTCGCGGCCGTGGCAGGTGAGCTACCTGTCGATCAAGGACGCCGACACTGTTTTCAAGTTCCTCGCCACCTCCGGGCGCATCGAACTGCCGCGCGCGTCATGGGTCGAGAGTTCCGGCTATCTCGAGCACCGCGCCGAGATGGTGGTGCGCGACCTGATCTGGCAGTCCGATCCGGACCGCAACCTCTCCAGCGTCGACAAGGTGTGGCTGCAGACCTGGATCCACAACCACGCCGACGCGATCAACCGCGACGGCAATTTCCCCTTCCTCAACGCCGCCAAGCGCGAGATCGGCCAGCTTGGCCGGTTGAAGATCGAGGAGGTAAAGCCGCAGCAGCGTTTCCTGGTGGTGCGCGCCAAACCAAGCCATCCCGACGCCTGGCTGACCAACCGCCTGATCTCCGATTTCGTGCCGTCGGACTTCGTGTCCCGCTACATTTTCAACAAGCAGGGTTTCTATCGCGACTACGAAGGCTACAGCGAGGTATGGCGATCGCATGTTGTCGATGTCCTGAAAACCACATATCTCAGGGACAAGGCGACGTTCAGGACCCGTCTCTATGGCCTGGCCGACTGA
- a CDS encoding AAA family ATPase has translation MDTGLTTISEAAIEKHRATAQSFITRIVVLEDPAREQGTALAGTGRRFVSTVSTGSVRKTREVELVRTVASVRPDDQLLSIPQHTLLYRARRGIAIALAVADIFAEGSDLESLQARNARAPLEGDEASHFKKLLSASAYVSAFALASYLTQSIDSDGEAPNDIAEPDLLFDTPQDAVKSLVAGLDRALSGAKDDADLLARAKSFARITIDGLLARKGRFDGLGTFENAHIRIDADDFILDGFDVAPGKRAKPLVMTFKKPEEVVGNHIAKYQSIKLAKMLMAYDFDRELNPFVELGGFLFTFIGDGAPGTGKTTLIQMIAGLVNDYCKVAGYPFAYENFGVDQISSYQGKSGQNCRQFINNVLNPRAIGFGTIDDIDQVAAKRSDDRASAGQQEITGVLMDAFAGAGTVVRGNCSFGMFSNYPENVDDALRQRAGARWLVDGPQTRDDYIDIFVLLAGKNHKIPLGDHELYAAQEIQRAVTEAYGEHAKPREDGLVRVFERFTKENGTPKTMEDVGTYLHMIKEAEPRFTGRAIKNVTDAIKMRAMDIELPDEWFEKPEAFMHKAYDEKKAMIEELRGPFDMDMVMQEINRYADSEFRYADKSDDAAVDKLLRDARLRERAAREMAELQKKGLWNA, from the coding sequence ATGGATACCGGCCTGACCACCATCTCCGAAGCGGCGATCGAAAAGCATCGCGCCACCGCGCAGAGCTTCATCACCCGCATCGTCGTGCTGGAAGACCCCGCCCGCGAACAGGGCACGGCGCTCGCCGGCACCGGTCGCCGCTTCGTCTCGACGGTTTCGACCGGCTCGGTGCGCAAGACACGCGAGGTGGAACTGGTAAGAACGGTTGCCTCCGTGCGGCCGGACGATCAGCTGCTGTCGATCCCGCAGCACACGCTGCTTTACCGCGCCCGCCGCGGCATCGCGATCGCGCTGGCGGTCGCCGACATTTTCGCCGAAGGCTCCGACCTCGAAAGCCTGCAGGCCAGGAACGCTCGCGCGCCGCTTGAAGGCGACGAGGCCAGCCATTTCAAGAAACTTTTGTCGGCCTCCGCCTATGTTTCGGCTTTTGCGCTGGCGTCCTACCTAACGCAGTCGATCGACAGCGACGGCGAGGCGCCGAACGACATCGCCGAGCCCGATCTCCTGTTCGACACGCCGCAGGATGCGGTCAAGTCGCTGGTGGCCGGCCTTGACCGGGCATTGTCGGGCGCCAAGGACGATGCCGACCTGCTGGCGCGGGCGAAAAGCTTCGCCCGCATTACCATCGACGGGCTTCTCGCCCGCAAGGGTCGCTTCGACGGGCTGGGCACCTTCGAGAACGCGCATATCCGCATCGACGCCGACGATTTCATCCTCGACGGTTTCGACGTCGCTCCCGGCAAGCGTGCCAAGCCGCTGGTGATGACTTTCAAGAAGCCGGAAGAAGTCGTCGGCAACCACATCGCCAAATACCAGTCGATCAAGCTGGCCAAGATGCTGATGGCCTACGACTTCGACCGCGAGCTCAACCCGTTCGTCGAACTTGGCGGCTTCCTGTTCACCTTCATCGGCGACGGCGCACCCGGCACCGGCAAGACCACGCTGATCCAGATGATCGCCGGCCTGGTCAACGATTACTGCAAGGTCGCCGGCTATCCCTTCGCCTATGAGAATTTCGGTGTCGACCAGATCTCGTCCTACCAGGGCAAGTCCGGCCAGAATTGCCGGCAGTTCATCAACAATGTGCTGAACCCGCGCGCCATCGGCTTCGGCACCATCGACGACATCGACCAGGTGGCGGCCAAACGCTCCGACGACCGGGCTTCCGCCGGCCAGCAGGAAATCACCGGCGTCTTGATGGACGCCTTTGCCGGTGCCGGCACGGTGGTGCGCGGCAATTGCTCTTTCGGCATGTTTTCCAACTATCCGGAAAACGTCGACGACGCGTTGCGCCAGCGCGCCGGCGCCCGCTGGCTGGTCGACGGTCCGCAGACCCGCGACGACTACATCGACATCTTCGTGCTTTTGGCCGGCAAAAACCACAAGATCCCGCTCGGCGACCACGAGCTTTACGCCGCGCAGGAAATCCAGCGTGCCGTGACCGAAGCCTATGGCGAACACGCCAAACCTCGGGAAGACGGGCTCGTAAGAGTTTTCGAGCGTTTCACCAAGGAGAATGGCACGCCCAAGACCATGGAGGACGTCGGCACTTATCTGCACATGATCAAGGAAGCAGAACCGCGCTTCACCGGCCGCGCCATCAAGAACGTCACCGACGCCATCAAGATGCGGGCGATGGACATCGAACTTCCCGACGAATGGTTCGAAAAGCCCGAGGCCTTCATGCACAAGGCCTATGACGAGAAGAAAGCGATGATCGAGGAACTGCGCGGGCCATTCGACATGGACATGGTCATGCAGGAGATCAACCGCTACGCCGACTCGGAGTTCCGCTACGCCGACAAGTCCGACGACGCAGCGGTGGACAAACTTCTACGCGACGCCAGGCTGCGCGAACGCGCCGCGCGCGAAATGGCGGAGTTGCAGAAGAAGGGGCTGTGGAACGCCTGA
- a CDS encoding c-type cytochrome, translating to MPSFAGGDAAAGKKVFTRCMACHDATSEQDRVGPHLLGVIGRAAGSAPSYLSRYSQAMKDAGGGGLVWSEATLTDYLRAPKAKVPGNKMGFAGLKDDADIANVIAYLKADPKP from the coding sequence ATGCCTTCCTTCGCCGGAGGCGACGCAGCGGCCGGCAAGAAGGTCTTCACCCGCTGCATGGCCTGCCACGACGCCACCTCCGAGCAGGACAGGGTCGGCCCGCATCTCTTGGGCGTCATCGGCCGCGCCGCCGGCAGCGCGCCGAGCTATCTGTCACGGTATTCGCAGGCCATGAAAGACGCCGGCGGTGGCGGTCTTGTCTGGAGCGAAGCAACCCTGACCGACTATCTGCGCGCGCCGAAGGCGAAGGTGCCGGGCAACAAGATGGGCTTCGCCGGGCTCAAGGACGATGCCGACATCGCCAATGTGATCGCCTATCTCAAGGCCGACCCCAAGCCGTAA
- a CDS encoding thymidine kinase, producing MAKLYFNYATMNAGKTTMLLQASYNYRESGMTTMLFVAGHYRKGDTGQISSRIGLEAEAEMFRDGDDLYARIAEHHEHTTVHCVFVDEAQFLEEAQVWQLARVADRLGIPVMCYGLRTDFQGNLFTGSRALLALADDLREVRTICRCGRKATMVVRLGPDGKVAKQGEQVAIGKDIYVSLCRRHWEDEMGRAQPDDFIGFTRP from the coding sequence ATGGCAAAGCTCTATTTCAACTACGCCACCATGAATGCCGGCAAGACGACCATGCTCTTGCAGGCATCCTACAACTATCGCGAAAGCGGCATGACGACGATGCTGTTCGTCGCCGGCCATTACCGCAAGGGCGACACCGGGCAGATCTCGTCGCGCATCGGGCTCGAAGCCGAGGCAGAAATGTTCCGCGACGGCGACGACCTTTATGCCCGCATCGCCGAACACCACGAGCACACCACCGTCCATTGCGTCTTCGTCGACGAGGCGCAGTTCCTCGAGGAAGCGCAGGTCTGGCAATTGGCCCGCGTTGCCGACCGGCTGGGCATCCCCGTGATGTGTTATGGCCTGCGCACCGATTTCCAGGGCAATCTTTTCACCGGTTCGCGCGCCCTCCTCGCGCTCGCCGACGATCTGCGCGAGGTGCGCACCATCTGCCGCTGCGGGCGCAAGGCGACGATGGTCGTGCGGCTCGGCCCCGACGGCAAGGTCGCCAAGCAGGGCGAACAGGTCGCCATCGGCAAGGACATCTACGTGTCGCTCTGCCGTCGCCACTGGGAGGACGAGATGGGGCGTGCCCAGCCGGACGACTTCATCGGCTTCACGCGGCCCTGA
- the choX gene encoding choline ABC transporter substrate-binding protein: MSRMKSFVAGMSLAAFLATGTAFAGDAESCKKVRLSDVGWTDIQATTGVASVLLTALGYQPEVIQLSVPVTYASLKNKDLDVFLGNWMPSMTNDIKDYTAEGSVETISQNLTGAGYGIVVPSYVADAGVKTLTDLGKFKDKFEGKIYGIEAGNDGNRIILDMIKNPADNLQGFELVESSEAGMLTQAEQSMKDNKWIAFLGWTPHPVMGAMKITYLDGMGNSGFGAATVSTNVRKGYLQECPNAGAFIKNLKFNLDMEGQMMDSILKGSDANKTATEWLKKNPDAVKPWLTGVTAFDGSDAAAAVKTAIGG, translated from the coding sequence ATGTCGCGTATGAAGTCTTTCGTCGCAGGAATGAGCCTTGCGGCCTTCCTGGCTACCGGTACGGCTTTCGCCGGGGATGCGGAGAGCTGCAAGAAGGTCCGTCTGTCGGATGTGGGCTGGACCGACATCCAGGCAACCACGGGCGTGGCCTCCGTGCTGTTGACCGCGCTCGGTTATCAGCCCGAGGTCATCCAGCTTTCGGTGCCGGTCACCTATGCATCGCTGAAGAACAAGGATCTCGACGTCTTCCTCGGCAACTGGATGCCGTCGATGACCAACGACATCAAGGACTACACCGCCGAAGGCTCCGTCGAAACGATCAGCCAGAACCTCACCGGCGCCGGCTACGGCATCGTCGTGCCGTCCTATGTCGCCGACGCCGGCGTCAAGACGCTGACCGATCTCGGCAAGTTCAAGGACAAGTTCGAGGGCAAGATCTACGGCATCGAGGCCGGCAATGACGGCAACCGTATCATCCTCGACATGATCAAGAACCCCGCCGACAATCTGCAGGGCTTCGAGCTGGTCGAGTCCTCTGAAGCCGGCATGCTGACCCAGGCCGAGCAGTCGATGAAGGACAACAAGTGGATCGCCTTCCTCGGCTGGACGCCGCATCCGGTGATGGGCGCCATGAAGATCACCTATCTCGACGGCATGGGCAATTCCGGCTTTGGCGCCGCCACCGTCTCCACCAACGTGCGCAAGGGTTACCTTCAGGAGTGCCCGAATGCCGGCGCCTTCATCAAGAACCTGAAGTTCAATCTGGATATGGAAGGCCAGATGATGGACTCGATCCTGAAGGGCAGCGATGCCAACAAGACCGCGACCGAATGGCTGAAGAAGAACCCCGACGCGGTCAAGCCTTGGCTCACTGGCGTGACCGCCTTCGACGGTAGCGACGCGGCTGCGGCCGTGAAGACTGCGATCGGCGGCTGA
- the choW gene encoding choline ABC transporter permease subunit, with amino-acid sequence MDPVSNFLVTWKIPIGAWGKAFFTFLTDNFNSIFRGFSNGLNTLLDSIVSLLLVMPPVLVVLLIALLAWWLQRSKVLAIGVFLGLLFIINQGLWKQTVQTLVLVVAAAAASMAIGVPLGIWAAHKPKVYKVMLPVLDLMQTLPTFVYLIPVLTLFGLGNAPGLIVTIIFVIPTAVRLTHLGVTSVPTSIIEAGQAFGATKRQLLWKVELPAALPTIMAGLTQCIMLSLSMVVFAALIGAGGLGTEINRALGSRRIDLGLEAGLAIVVLAIVLDRMTRIGVGGKK; translated from the coding sequence ATGGATCCGGTTTCAAACTTCCTGGTGACCTGGAAGATACCGATCGGCGCGTGGGGCAAGGCGTTCTTCACCTTCCTCACGGATAACTTCAACAGCATTTTCCGCGGCTTTTCGAACGGGCTGAACACGCTGCTCGACAGCATCGTGAGCCTGCTGCTGGTCATGCCGCCGGTCCTCGTCGTGCTGTTGATCGCGCTGCTCGCCTGGTGGCTGCAGCGCTCGAAGGTGCTGGCCATCGGCGTGTTCCTCGGCCTGCTCTTCATCATCAACCAGGGCCTATGGAAGCAAACCGTGCAGACGCTAGTTCTGGTGGTTGCCGCGGCTGCCGCCTCGATGGCGATCGGCGTGCCGCTCGGCATCTGGGCCGCGCACAAGCCGAAGGTCTACAAGGTGATGCTGCCGGTGCTCGACCTGATGCAGACATTGCCGACCTTCGTCTACCTGATCCCGGTGCTCACCCTGTTCGGCCTCGGCAACGCGCCTGGCCTGATCGTCACCATCATCTTCGTCATCCCGACTGCGGTGCGCCTGACCCATCTCGGCGTCACCTCGGTGCCGACCTCGATCATCGAGGCCGGCCAGGCCTTCGGCGCCACTAAGCGGCAATTGTTATGGAAGGTCGAGCTGCCGGCGGCGCTGCCGACCATCATGGCGGGCCTGACCCAGTGCATCATGCTGTCGCTGTCGATGGTGGTGTTCGCCGCGCTGATCGGCGCCGGCGGTCTCGGTACTGAAATCAACCGGGCGCTCGGCTCGCGCAGGATCGACCTCGGTCTTGAGGCCGGCCTTGCCATCGTGGTGCTGGCCATCGTGCTCGACCGCATGACGCGCATTGGCGTGGGAGGCAAGAAATGA
- the choV gene encoding choline ABC transporter ATP-binding protein, giving the protein MSVAVDFRNVDIVFGPDTADALAMVDKGATRAEILEQTGNVLGCAGANLTVNEGEISVLMGLSGSGKSTLLRAVNRLNIVSRGQVMVKNGDGMVDVVSCDEATLRQLRQHQVAMVFQQFGLLPWRTVEENVGLGLELAGVPDAERKTRVDKQLKLVNLDPWSKKYAHELSGGMQQRVGLARAFATEAPILLMDEPFSALDPLIRTKLQDELLQLQKTLKKTIIFVSHDLEEALKIGNTITIMEGGRIVQSGAPEDIVLRPANDYVRDFIANVNPLSVLTAWNVMRDRRDLEQAEEGWIWLDRRKTTRFKIDEHGLVAAAERDGKPAVWVSCTEVERQPDEAAQVFWATPGTPLKTVMLAMHRSQTAPVALFDDQSRFVGAIGIRDVLSAVLRR; this is encoded by the coding sequence ATGAGCGTCGCCGTCGATTTCAGGAATGTCGATATCGTGTTCGGTCCGGACACGGCCGACGCGCTGGCAATGGTCGACAAGGGAGCGACCCGCGCCGAAATCCTCGAGCAAACCGGCAACGTGCTGGGCTGCGCGGGCGCCAACCTCACCGTCAACGAGGGCGAGATTTCGGTGCTGATGGGCCTGTCCGGTTCGGGCAAGTCGACCTTGTTGCGCGCCGTCAACCGGCTCAACATCGTCAGCCGCGGCCAGGTCATGGTCAAGAACGGCGACGGCATGGTCGACGTCGTCTCCTGCGACGAGGCGACGCTTCGGCAGCTGCGCCAGCATCAGGTCGCCATGGTGTTCCAGCAATTCGGCCTGCTGCCCTGGCGCACGGTCGAGGAAAATGTCGGCCTCGGCCTCGAACTCGCCGGCGTGCCGGACGCCGAGCGCAAGACCCGGGTCGACAAGCAGCTGAAGCTCGTCAACCTCGACCCGTGGTCGAAGAAATACGCGCATGAACTGTCGGGCGGCATGCAGCAGCGCGTCGGCCTGGCGCGTGCCTTCGCCACCGAAGCGCCGATCCTGCTGATGGACGAGCCGTTTTCGGCGCTCGATCCGCTGATCCGCACCAAGCTGCAGGATGAGCTTCTGCAGCTGCAGAAGACGCTGAAGAAGACCATCATCTTCGTCAGCCACGACCTCGAAGAGGCGCTGAAGATCGGCAACACGATCACCATCATGGAGGGCGGGCGCATCGTGCAGTCCGGCGCGCCGGAGGACATCGTACTGCGGCCCGCCAACGACTATGTCCGCGACTTCATTGCCAATGTGAACCCGCTCTCGGTGCTCACCGCCTGGAACGTCATGCGCGACCGTCGCGATCTCGAACAGGCCGAGGAAGGCTGGATCTGGCTTGACCGGCGCAAGACCACGCGTTTCAAGATCGACGAGCATGGCCTGGTCGCCGCCGCCGAGCGCGACGGCAAGCCGGCGGTATGGGTTTCCTGCACCGAGGTCGAGCGCCAGCCCGACGAGGCGGCGCAGGTGTTCTGGGCAACGCCCGGCACGCCGCTCAAGACCGTGATGCTGGCCATGCACCGCTCGCAAACGGCTCCGGTGGCGCTGTTCGACGACCAGTCGCGCTTCGTCGGCGCCATCGGCATTCGCGATGTTCTCTCGGCGGTTCTGCGCCGATAG
- a CDS encoding alpha/beta family hydrolase: protein MISFLDDGPADAGTTLLLAHGAGAPMDSDWMNAVSAQLAGKGVRTLRFEFGYMAARRSGQRKPPPRAEVLLDEYRQAVAAAATGGRLLIGGKSLGGRVASMVADELFRTGKIAGLVCLGYPFHPPGQPDKLRTAHLAAMECPTLICQGERDPFGIREEVASYKLAGTIAVQWLPDGDHDLKPRKASGRTLADNLDEATGRVAAWR, encoded by the coding sequence ATGATCTCGTTTCTCGATGACGGCCCGGCGGACGCCGGCACCACCCTGTTGCTTGCCCACGGCGCCGGAGCGCCGATGGATTCGGACTGGATGAATGCCGTGTCTGCGCAATTGGCGGGCAAAGGCGTCCGCACCCTGCGTTTCGAGTTCGGCTACATGGCGGCGCGACGGTCCGGCCAGCGCAAGCCGCCGCCTCGCGCCGAGGTGCTTCTGGACGAATATCGACAGGCCGTCGCTGCTGCCGCAACCGGCGGCAGGTTGCTGATCGGCGGCAAGTCGCTGGGCGGGCGGGTTGCCAGCATGGTCGCCGACGAACTGTTCAGGACGGGGAAAATCGCTGGGCTCGTCTGCCTCGGTTACCCGTTCCACCCGCCAGGCCAGCCAGACAAGCTCAGAACCGCTCACCTCGCCGCAATGGAATGCCCGACTTTGATCTGCCAGGGCGAACGCGACCCCTTCGGCATTCGCGAGGAAGTGGCTAGCTACAAGCTCGCTGGGACAATCGCCGTCCAGTGGCTGCCCGACGGCGACCATGACCTTAAGCCTCGTAAGGCTTCCGGTCGTACGCTGGCCGACAATCTGGATGAGGCGACCGGCCGGGTCGCTGCCTGGCGCTAA